A window from Amblyomma americanum isolate KBUSLIRL-KWMA chromosome 7, ASM5285725v1, whole genome shotgun sequence encodes these proteins:
- the LOC144097909 gene encoding endothelin-converting enzyme 2-like, protein MASGVGGALYGEPKKQEGVIVTVAPTQPSSAPGMTSTKKGAAETSVAYPQSADAPPCDAAPAGLVSDAAPAGDPASQAKGSKVIPRRGTLLTPNWLGMKNFDLSEMVRSPRETFGSSAGVFMKGLLTSMVVIATMLFVLVTIFFLIRTTTPKVKDGFCVTDDCLFHASLLKETRGTKFDPCNDFSAHVCFNWSPPKQREDIRDFDTSAMVDMVYSWLLDLSTTLQEGSKAFPVANKALAMLESCMSNASTYGTDLKNFRKFLNNLSLPWPNPPRQDVDALGVLVNLAYNWQAPFWFEVSVSLVRKGAFKGRRRIILAPAPLITLYRQQHRAVIREGKDAYFKYWMYFYVALFGDAKSANKKRALQTADMEGDIFDTIYEALYVSPKHSAVFLIEDLEMYTAHKNSRRWLQQLQGGTALNPKLTDQDVVVTTNAHFLKTVANLFNMYTNDDILDFLGWQFAQHYTPVSDSGLLVSRYGDRRTARSLRPAFCGFHIEVPYRVFLLSLRFASRLTQSDKELVDAGFDRLVSTAMYLVNDSTWLDSESRALATDKLRAASLRLRPPAKFLNDTNMEELFEAFPEKKPPFGEYFIKSRQSFRTISRKPDFETIREMPENFGLLYFEYDYVDNALGVVIGALNHPLFYSKGTLAMFYGGFGFSVAIELVKALDQEGLQWHPDGRLVDSFLSVRSHSVFEAKTGVLTEASYAVARACFLKYRRFK, encoded by the exons ATGGCCTCTGGCGTAGGTGGGGCTCTCTACGGCGAACCGAAGAAGCAGGAGGGCGTGATCGTCACGGTGGCCCCCACCCAACCTTCTAGCGCTCCTGGCATGACTTCTACCAAAAAAGGCGCGGCCGAGACTAGCGTGGCTTACCCGCAGAGCGCAGATGCCCCACCATGTGACGCAGCTCCCGCCGGCTTAGTATCGGATGCTGCGCCTGCCGGGGATCCGGCATCTCAAGCCAAGGGTTCCAAGGTGATACCAAGGAGAGGAACCTTACTGACCCCCAATTGGCTGGGTATGAAGAACTTCGATTTATCCGAGATG GTGAGAAGTCCTCGTGAGACCTTCGGGAGCAGCGCAGGCGTGTTCATGAAGGGGTTGCTCACGAGCATGGTTGTTATAGCCACCATGCTATTTGTCTTAGTCACCATCTTCTTCCTAATCCGCACGACGACACCGAAAGTAAAGGACGGCTTCTGCGTGACAGACGACTGCCTTTTCCATGCAAGCCTTCTCAAAGAGACTCGAGGGACGAAGTTCGACCCCTGCAATGACTTCAGCGCCCATGTATGCTTCAACTGGTCACCGCCCAAACAAAGAGAAGACATTAGAGATTTTGACACGTCCGCGATGGTAGACATGGTCTACTCGTGGCTTCTGGACCTGAGCACAACTTTGCAGGAAGGATCCAAGGCGTTCCCCGTGGCCAACAAGGCACTGGCTATGCTGGAGTCTTGCATGAGCAACGCTTCAACATACGGAACAGACTTGAAGAATTTTCGGAAATTTCTTAACAATCTCAGTCTGCCTTGGCCGAATCCACCAAGACAAGATGTTGACGCGCTAGGCGTGCTTGTCAATCTGGCCTACAATTGGCAGGCTCCTTTCTGGTTCGAGGTGAGTGTGTCCTTGGTGCGGAAAGGTGCATTCAAAGGTAGGCGCAGAATTATTTTGGCGCCGGCTCCTCTGATCACCCTCTATCGCCAACAGCACCGCGCGGTCATAAGAGAGGGGAAAGACGCCTACTTCAAGTACTGGATGTACTTCTACGTAGCCCTTTTCGGCGACGCCAAATCAGCCAACAAGAAACGGGCGCTTCAGACGGCCGACATGGAGGGCGACATTTTTGACACTATCTACGAGGCTTTATATGTATCGCCTAAACACTCGGCCGTGTTCCTGATAGAAGACCTCGAAATGTACACTGCCCACAAAAATTCCCGCCGATGGTTGCAGCAGTTGCAGGGCGGTACCGCCTTGAACCCGAAACTGACTGATCAGGACGTTGTTGTCACGACCAATGCACATTTCTTGAAAACAGTGGCCAACCTGTTCAATATGTACACCAACGATGATATCTTGGATTTTCTGGGTTGGCAGTTTGCCCAGCACTACACGCCGGTGTCTGACAGCGGCCTTCTGGTTTCACGTTACGGCGACCGCAGGACAGCAAGAAGCTTGCGACCCGCCTTCTGCGGATTCCACATCGAGGTGCCTTACAGGGTGTTCCTGCTATCCTTGCGCTTTGCCTCGCGGCTGACGCAGAGCGACAAGGAACTGGTCGACGCCGGCTTCGACCGCCTTGTGTCGACGGCTATGTACTTGGTCAACGATTCCACCTGGTTGGACTCGGAGAGCAGAGCCTTGGCCACTGATAAGCTTCGCGCTGCCAGTTTGCGGCTGCGGCCTCCCGCCAAATTTCTCAACGATACAAACATGGAGGAGTTATTTGAAGCATTTCCAGAAAAGAAACCGCCCTTTGGCGAATACTTCATAAAATCGCGCCAGAGCTTTCGAACGATCAGTAGAAAGCCGGACTTCGAAACAATCCGTGAGATGCCGGAGAACTTTGGCCTGCTTTATTTCGAGTACGATTACGTAGATAACGCTCTAGGTGTCGTCATCGGTGCGCTGAACCACCCACTATTTTACAGCAAAGGCACTCTGGCCATGTTCTATGGCGGGTTTGGCTTTTCGGTCGCCATAGAATTGGTCAAGGCGCTCGACCAGGAGGGACTCCAATGGCACCCCGACGGACGGCTGGTCGACTCGTTCCTCAGCGTGCGCTCGCATTCTGTTTTCGAGGCTAAAACAGGTGTTTTAACAGAAGCGAGTTACGCCGTGGCAAGAGCGTGTTTCCTGAAATACCGGCGCTTCAAATAG